From a single Ignavibacteria bacterium genomic region:
- a CDS encoding energy transducer TonB, producing MAKVDLTDIVFALKNKEYGAYVFRKLYGKFVTIALIITALFFSTAISMPMIINAIEKSTASDQKSVTMDVKAQLQNMKKQKEKEKRETVFKEQEKKAPERASVKFTPPVIKPDDQVKEEAPPTVEELKDKNVGTVTRQGVDGNGDIRGDADVEFTDGLDDKKPDVSKEDVKKDTKDEVFTFAEEMPSFPGGDGALYAFLGQNIAYPEIAKRAGVEGQVIVTFTVSKTGQISSPRVARGIGGGCDEEALRVVMMMPRWNPGKQNGQPVNVQVTVPIRFQLQ from the coding sequence ATGGCAAAAGTTGATTTAACTGATATAGTTTTTGCTCTGAAAAACAAGGAATACGGTGCCTATGTTTTTCGTAAACTATACGGCAAGTTCGTGACTATAGCTCTCATTATTACTGCACTTTTCTTTAGTACTGCAATCTCGATGCCGATGATTATCAACGCTATCGAGAAAAGTACTGCAAGCGACCAGAAGTCAGTAACGATGGATGTGAAAGCTCAACTCCAGAACATGAAGAAGCAGAAGGAGAAAGAGAAGAGAGAGACAGTCTTCAAAGAACAGGAGAAAAAAGCTCCTGAAAGAGCCTCTGTCAAATTTACTCCTCCTGTTATCAAGCCGGATGATCAGGTAAAAGAGGAAGCTCCTCCAACAGTTGAAGAACTGAAGGATAAAAATGTCGGTACTGTTACCCGTCAGGGTGTTGATGGTAACGGCGATATCCGTGGAGATGCTGATGTTGAATTTACCGATGGTCTCGATGACAAGAAACCCGATGTTTCCAAGGAAGATGTGAAGAAAGACACGAAAGATGAAGTCTTTACATTCGCCGAAGAAATGCCTTCCTTCCCTGGTGGAGATGGTGCGCTGTATGCTTTCTTAGGACAGAATATAGCTTATCCTGAAATTGCCAAGAGAGCTGGCGTCGAGGGTCAGGTTATTGTTACCTTTACAGTATCAAAAACCGGTCAGATCTCTTCTCCAAGAGTTGCTCGTGGTATCGGTGGTGGCTGCGACGAAGAAGCTCTTCGTGTGGTCATGATGATGCCCCGTTGGAATCCCGGTAAGCAAAACGGTCAGCCTGTGAATGTTCAGGTAACTGTTCCTATCAGATTCCAGTTGCAATAG
- a CDS encoding biopolymer transporter ExbD produces MAELDTSAKGGHGKGKKKGPKKASTRIDLTPMVDLAFLLVTFFMLTTTFSKPQVMDIVMPVKDKEQQEEQKINQTELRQSEAMTIIIGGKDTLIYYFGLDTAKTVSIPQFEPRNKAAYEKLRADIAKKQNELETDDDPKTKKTNLFVVIKPTDKSSYQNLVDVLDMMNFTEVKKYAIVDVAESDLSIYNNRKK; encoded by the coding sequence ATGGCTGAACTGGATACCTCGGCGAAGGGGGGACATGGTAAAGGTAAAAAGAAAGGACCCAAGAAAGCGTCTACGCGTATAGACTTGACACCAATGGTGGATCTGGCTTTCTTGCTCGTTACTTTCTTTATGCTTACCACAACCTTCAGCAAGCCGCAAGTAATGGACATTGTGATGCCTGTTAAAGATAAAGAACAACAGGAGGAACAGAAAATAAATCAGACCGAGTTAAGGCAGAGTGAGGCTATGACCATCATCATTGGTGGTAAAGACACGCTCATCTATTATTTCGGTTTGGATACAGCTAAAACCGTATCGATACCTCAGTTCGAACCAAGGAACAAGGCTGCATACGAAAAATTAAGAGCTGATATTGCCAAAAAGCAAAATGAGCTTGAAACGGATGATGACCCGAAAACAAAGAAAACAAATTTGTTTGTTGTTATCAAACCTACTGATAAGTCGTCATATCAAAACCTGGTTGATGTGCTGGATATGATGAATTTTACTGAAGTGAAGAAATACGCCATAGTTGACGTTGCGGAGTCTGACTTGAGTATTTACAATAACCGTAAAAAGTGA
- a CDS encoding methyltransferase domain-containing protein: MGHLEIPFDDGLADVIVSNCVLNLVPDKEKAFSEVYRTMKPGGHFCMSDVVLQGELRDELKESATLYAGCVAGALQREEYLEVIKNAGFKNIEIKKSKRITLPDDLLQKYLDEAALKEFRESGAGIFSITVVGEK; encoded by the coding sequence ATGGGACATTTGGAGATTCCATTTGATGATGGACTCGCTGATGTAATTGTATCAAACTGTGTACTGAACCTTGTTCCCGACAAAGAAAAAGCATTCAGTGAAGTTTACAGAACAATGAAACCGGGTGGACATTTCTGCATGTCGGATGTGGTGCTTCAGGGAGAGCTTAGGGATGAGTTGAAAGAGTCTGCAACTCTCTACGCGGGTTGTGTAGCCGGTGCTCTTCAGCGGGAAGAATATCTTGAAGTAATAAAAAATGCCGGATTCAAAAACATCGAAATAAAGAAAAGCAAACGGATTACACTTCCCGATGATCTGCTTCAAAAGTATCTTGATGAGGCAGCATTAAAAGAATTCAGGGAAAGCGGTGCGGGAATATTCAGTATTACTGTAGTCGGCGAGAAGTGA
- a CDS encoding biopolymer transporter ExbD, translating to MPKVKIPRKSTLVDMTAMCDVSFLLLTFFILTTQFKPDEAVTVQTPGSISKSKLPDVDVFTITIDSAGRTFFGIYNHEVLKKTVMAAMNDAYDLGLTNEEINAFGKIGSFGTSLSNFKKLLKAESFERKNKEFMGGIPIDTANNELGKWVTNSLDAWYIMQGVTTKKVPSVAIKGHKNAGYPVIKRIIAILQEENLNKFKFVTELKAKN from the coding sequence ATGCCAAAGGTAAAAATACCTCGTAAGAGCACGCTGGTTGACATGACGGCTATGTGTGATGTGTCATTCTTGCTTCTTACATTTTTTATTTTGACAACCCAGTTCAAACCTGACGAGGCAGTAACTGTTCAGACTCCGGGGTCGATCTCAAAATCGAAGTTGCCGGATGTGGATGTGTTTACTATTACCATCGATTCAGCCGGAAGGACATTCTTCGGAATCTATAACCACGAAGTATTGAAAAAGACGGTAATGGCTGCCATGAACGACGCATATGATCTCGGGTTGACAAATGAAGAGATTAATGCTTTCGGAAAGATTGGAAGTTTCGGAACTTCTTTGAGTAACTTCAAAAAGTTGTTGAAAGCAGAATCTTTCGAGCGAAAGAACAAGGAGTTCATGGGTGGTATCCCCATTGACACAGCTAATAACGAGCTCGGAAAGTGGGTTACAAACAGTTTGGATGCCTGGTATATAATGCAGGGAGTCACGACTAAAAAAGTGCCCAGCGTTGCCATAAAAGGACATAAAAATGCAGGTTACCCCGTTATCAAGAGAATCATTGCGATTCTTCAGGAGGAAAACCTTAACAAGTTCAAGTTTGTAACAGAGCTGAAAGCTAAGAATTAG
- a CDS encoding MotA/TolQ/ExbB proton channel family protein has protein sequence MFVMGNPENFQGNDPSKDPKVGNYLGMVYKGGFIVPILMTMFLSVWTFAVERFIVIRKARGKGNVANFIAKVYSLLSGKEADLEVAINECDKQRGSVANVVKAGLLKYKEMLNETGLTKDQKVVAIKQEFEEATSLELPVLEQNLVILSTLANLSTLVGLLGTVLGMIRAFAALANAGAPDASALATGISEALINTAFGIGSSAFAIVFYNYFTTKIDKMTYSIDEAGVAITQQFIAKNK, from the coding sequence ATGTTCGTAATGGGTAACCCGGAGAATTTCCAGGGAAACGATCCTTCCAAGGATCCTAAAGTTGGAAACTATCTCGGAATGGTTTATAAAGGCGGTTTTATTGTACCGATTCTTATGACCATGTTCCTTTCAGTATGGACATTCGCTGTAGAGAGATTTATAGTAATCCGTAAAGCCAGAGGAAAAGGAAATGTTGCTAATTTTATAGCTAAAGTCTATTCACTTCTTTCAGGAAAAGAAGCTGATCTTGAAGTGGCTATCAATGAATGTGACAAACAGAGAGGTTCAGTAGCCAATGTTGTAAAAGCCGGTCTTCTCAAATACAAAGAAATGTTGAATGAAACCGGACTTACAAAGGATCAAAAAGTTGTTGCAATCAAACAGGAATTTGAAGAAGCTACATCACTTGAGCTTCCTGTTCTCGAACAGAATCTTGTAATCCTGTCGACCCTTGCAAACCTGTCGACCCTCGTTGGTCTGTTAGGAACGGTATTGGGTATGATCAGAGCGTTCGCTGCTCTTGCAAACGCAGGCGCACCGGATGCATCAGCACTCGCAACAGGTATCTCAGAGGCGCTCATTAATACAGCTTTTGGTATCGGTTCATCAGCTTTCGCTATCGTATTCTATAACTATTTCACGACTAAAATCGACAAAATGACTTATAGCATCGATGAAGCCGGTGTTGCCATTACACAGCAATTTATTGCAAAAAACAAATAA